Proteins encoded in a region of the bacterium genome:
- a CDS encoding GAF domain-containing protein: MLKFLRQFHTPILYSLIIFIFILLFITIEFIFAAFFPRVREVQVHFFKALIIVIIYEPLRKLCELYIKKLLFNYYFKRQTRLIEMDTRLSPNVAYKELADTVTERLKTILHVKHASLYLKIPDHFSLVSSTGTNELFTKKIRADVPYYEQMLNVRRVFDVDEILDRRNGYSPVHTLSVLKHEGAKYVVPLLKKDGISGFIALGNETDGAFELSGEDKKILWSSLQRVGNTLESARLYGQLQKNAMERELMLDVAKQFNSTFQLEKLLDTILDAIKRIVPYDAAGIFLVNDKNQEIESAVVRGYDEVVLDQLKMKVGTGLIGHVAKIGKTVIVKDVTFDEHYVSVRGATQSEMTIPICDGPKVVGVLNLESDKLGAYHEGYLEILTALAGEAAIAIKNAQLNEEAVRKKELEKELQIAGKIQQAILPQRLPHIENLDLAGTSRPCYTVGGDFFDLLKLNDHQLGVCIGDVSGKGIPGAIMMSLLYAGYRGFAREFKSASETVSALNNMLCANTAENTYATFFYGIIDFEALIMYYTNAGHCPPLI; this comes from the coding sequence ATGCTGAAATTTCTGAGACAATTTCACACACCGATATTATACAGCCTGATTATTTTCATATTCATTTTGCTGTTTATAACGATCGAATTTATTTTTGCCGCTTTTTTCCCCCGCGTGAGAGAAGTCCAGGTTCATTTTTTCAAAGCGCTGATCATTGTTATTATCTATGAGCCGCTTCGCAAGCTGTGTGAATTGTATATCAAAAAATTATTGTTTAATTATTATTTCAAGCGTCAGACACGCCTGATCGAAATGGATACACGGCTTTCACCGAACGTGGCATACAAAGAACTCGCCGATACGGTAACCGAAAGATTGAAAACCATTCTCCACGTTAAACACGCGTCGTTGTATCTGAAAATTCCGGATCACTTCTCGCTTGTCAGTTCGACCGGCACTAACGAACTTTTTACCAAAAAAATTCGTGCGGATGTGCCGTATTATGAACAAATGCTCAATGTTCGCCGCGTTTTTGACGTCGATGAAATACTTGACCGTCGCAACGGCTATTCGCCGGTACATACTCTTTCGGTATTGAAGCATGAAGGCGCAAAATACGTCGTCCCGCTGTTGAAAAAAGACGGTATTTCGGGATTTATAGCGCTTGGCAATGAAACGGATGGAGCGTTCGAACTCAGCGGCGAAGATAAAAAAATCCTGTGGAGTTCCCTCCAGCGCGTTGGCAATACGTTAGAGAGCGCGAGACTGTACGGCCAATTGCAGAAAAATGCGATGGAACGCGAGCTCATGCTTGACGTTGCTAAACAATTCAATTCGACGTTTCAATTAGAAAAATTGCTCGATACGATTTTGGACGCGATCAAACGTATTGTTCCGTATGATGCGGCGGGAATTTTTCTCGTCAATGACAAGAACCAGGAAATTGAGAGTGCAGTTGTCCGCGGATACGATGAAGTTGTGCTCGACCAATTAAAAATGAAAGTAGGTACCGGGCTGATCGGTCACGTAGCTAAGATCGGAAAAACCGTAATCGTCAAAGACGTGACGTTTGACGAACATTACGTCAGCGTACGAGGAGCCACACAATCGGAAATGACCATTCCGATTTGTGACGGACCGAAAGTCGTAGGTGTTTTGAATCTCGAAAGCGATAAATTAGGCGCCTATCATGAAGGTTACCTTGAGATTCTAACAGCGCTCGCAGGCGAAGCGGCCATTGCCATCAAAAACGCGCAACTCAATGAGGAAGCCGTTCGCAAAAAAGAATTGGAAAAAGAATTACAAATTGCCGGCAAAATCCAACAAGCCATTTTACCTCAACGGTTACCGCACATTGAAAATCTCGATTTGGCCGGCACCAGCCGTCCATGCTATACCGTCGGTGGAGATTTTTTTGATTTGCTTAAGTTAAACGATCATCAACTCGGTGTGTGTATCGGTGACGTTTCCGGCAAAGGAATTCCCGGCGCTATCATGATGTCATTGTTGTACGCCGGTTATCGCGGGTTTGCTCGCGAATTCAAAAGCGCATCGGAAACCGTTTCCGCTCTCAATAACATGCTGTGTGCCAATACGGCTGAAAATACTTATGCTACTTTTTTTTACGGCATTATCGATTTCGAAGCGTTGATCATGTATTACACCAACGCGGGACATTGTCCTCCGTTGATTT
- a CDS encoding metalloregulator ArsR/SmtB family transcription factor: MKKMSPELMNMVANRFKIMAEVTRLRILYTLQEGELNVQEIVDRTGANQANVSKHLAMMLEIGILKKRKEGLNSFYSIADKSIFQLCQTVCGSIEKNLQKTLENIKEVE, from the coding sequence ATGAAAAAAATGTCTCCCGAACTCATGAACATGGTTGCTAACCGGTTCAAGATCATGGCTGAAGTTACACGGCTTCGGATACTTTACACGCTCCAGGAGGGGGAATTGAACGTCCAGGAGATTGTCGACCGGACCGGAGCCAATCAGGCAAATGTATCCAAACATCTGGCTATGATGCTGGAAATCGGTATTCTGAAAAAACGTAAAGAAGGTTTGAATAGTTTTTACAGCATTGCCGATAAATCAATTTTTCAGTTATGCCAGACGGTCTGCGGAAGCATTGAAAAAAACCTCCAAAAGACGCTCGAAAATATTAAAGAAGTCGAATGA
- a CDS encoding MBL fold metallo-hydrolase codes for MFFQHIYEKGLAQASYLIGCQASGTAIVIDPKRDVDTYLEIAKKERLKITHITETHIHADFLSGARELGAATGAQILLSEEGGPDWLYQYDHTALKDGQTFMVGNLKFQVIHTPGHTPEHISFLLTDVPTGDQPVMMFTGDFVFVGDVGRPDLLEKAAGIAGTMEIGARQMFHSLKKFKTLPDFIQVWPGHGAGSACGKALGAVPSSTVGYQKLFNWALSINDEKAFVETLLDGQPEPPKYFAMMKKFNKAGARILKEDQGIKKLTIDELQAALIQRIPLIDTRHKTEFAGGHIPGSVSIPDNASFSTWAGWILEYEKPFMLIAAEHRIDEIRKALIRIGLDSAVGYFSDIKEWAKGHELETLEQITARDLYNHIKEKNIHIIDVRAKSEFESGHLPGARHIHGGHLKDRLNDIPKDGKLVIQCQSGDRSNIASSVLLANGFKNVANLTGGISAWKQEGLPVEK; via the coding sequence ATGTTTTTTCAACACATTTATGAAAAAGGGCTTGCTCAAGCAAGCTATCTGATCGGCTGTCAAGCGAGCGGTACCGCTATCGTGATCGATCCGAAACGCGATGTTGACACGTATCTTGAAATAGCCAAGAAAGAAAGGCTTAAAATCACGCACATAACTGAAACGCATATTCATGCCGATTTTTTAAGCGGTGCTCGCGAACTAGGCGCGGCTACGGGTGCACAAATACTTTTGTCGGAAGAAGGCGGCCCAGATTGGTTATATCAATACGATCATACCGCGCTCAAAGACGGTCAGACATTCATGGTGGGCAATCTTAAATTTCAAGTCATACATACACCCGGTCACACACCTGAACACATAAGTTTTTTATTGACCGATGTGCCGACGGGCGATCAGCCTGTCATGATGTTTACCGGGGATTTTGTGTTTGTCGGCGATGTGGGTCGTCCTGATTTGCTCGAAAAAGCCGCCGGCATTGCCGGAACAATGGAAATAGGCGCCCGCCAGATGTTTCACTCGCTGAAAAAATTCAAAACGCTGCCGGATTTTATTCAAGTCTGGCCGGGCCATGGCGCCGGTTCGGCTTGCGGAAAAGCGCTGGGTGCCGTTCCGAGTTCGACCGTCGGTTATCAGAAATTATTTAACTGGGCTTTAAGCATCAACGATGAAAAAGCTTTTGTCGAAACGTTGTTAGACGGGCAGCCGGAGCCGCCGAAATATTTCGCAATGATGAAAAAATTTAATAAAGCCGGCGCAAGGATTCTAAAAGAAGATCAAGGTATTAAAAAATTAACTATTGATGAATTGCAAGCTGCGCTCATTCAACGTATACCGCTCATTGATACGCGGCACAAGACCGAATTTGCCGGTGGACATATACCCGGTTCGGTCAGTATTCCCGATAATGCGTCGTTCAGCACATGGGCCGGATGGATTTTGGAATATGAAAAACCTTTTATGCTGATTGCAGCGGAACATCGGATAGACGAAATACGTAAAGCACTCATCCGGATCGGATTGGATTCGGCCGTCGGCTATTTCAGCGATATCAAAGAGTGGGCAAAAGGACATGAACTCGAAACGCTCGAACAAATAACGGCGCGCGATTTATATAATCATATTAAAGAAAAAAATATCCATATTATTGACGTTCGTGCTAAAAGCGAATTTGAGAGCGGACATTTACCCGGAGCACGTCACATACACGGTGGTCATTTGAAAGATCGTCTGAACGATATTCCGAAGGACGGGAAGCTGGTTATTCAATGTCAAAGCGGAGATCGTTCAAATATTGCCAGCAGTGTTTTATTAGCCAATGGGTTCAAAAACGTAGCTAATCTGACCGGAGGGATTAGCGCATGGAAACAAGAAGGATTGCCGGTAGAAAAATAG
- a CDS encoding NAD-dependent epimerase/dehydratase family protein, which yields MQTILGAGGAIGSELAKALTAHTHHIRLVSRNPKKINANDELHPWDLTDSLGISNAIKGSEIVYVTVGFPYQTKAWQALWPSFMRSVIEACKAHHSRLVFFDNVYMYDPGQLQNMTEKTRVNPSSAKGKVRAELNRLIFEAVEKNDLKAMIVRAADFYGPFNTTSLLIETVFKLLKTGKKANWLGSVNCKHSFTYTPDAAKATAILGNDPSAYRQIWHLPTAKNPPTGKEWIDMIARELGVKARYQAAGKMLVRLLGLFNPTLKEFVEMMYQYDRDYIFDSTKFETAYKFSPTPYAEGVKKIVELEYR from the coding sequence ATGCAAACAATTCTAGGTGCCGGTGGTGCGATCGGAAGCGAACTCGCCAAAGCTCTGACCGCGCATACTCACCATATCCGTCTTGTCAGCCGAAATCCGAAAAAAATCAATGCCAACGATGAATTGCATCCGTGGGATCTGACCGATTCACTGGGCATTTCCAATGCGATCAAAGGTTCAGAAATTGTCTACGTAACCGTGGGATTTCCTTATCAGACTAAAGCGTGGCAGGCCCTGTGGCCGTCGTTTATGCGCAGCGTTATCGAAGCTTGCAAAGCCCATCATAGCCGTCTCGTTTTTTTTGATAACGTGTACATGTACGATCCCGGCCAATTGCAAAACATGACTGAAAAAACGCGGGTTAATCCTTCAAGCGCCAAAGGTAAAGTTCGTGCGGAATTAAATCGGTTGATTTTTGAAGCGGTCGAAAAAAACGACCTCAAAGCGATGATTGTTCGTGCGGCCGATTTTTATGGTCCGTTCAATACGACCAGTTTGTTGATCGAGACCGTTTTCAAACTTCTCAAAACCGGAAAGAAAGCGAATTGGCTCGGATCGGTCAATTGCAAGCATTCGTTTACATATACACCCGATGCAGCAAAAGCAACGGCAATTTTGGGTAACGATCCGTCGGCTTACAGGCAAATCTGGCATCTTCCAACGGCCAAAAATCCTCCGACGGGAAAAGAATGGATCGATATGATCGCTCGTGAATTGGGCGTGAAAGCACGCTATCAGGCGGCTGGAAAAATGCTGGTAAGGCTTTTGGGGTTATTTAATCCTACGCTGAAAGAATTTGTTGAAATGATGTATCAATACGATCGAGATTATATCTTCGACTCGACAAAATTTGAAACGGCGTATAAATTCAGTCCGACCCCGTATGCCGAAGGCGTTAAAAAAATCGTAGAATTAGAATACCGCTAA
- a CDS encoding branched-chain amino acid aminotransferase — protein sequence MQLEIIKINDKAKKTKPTDESTLGFGKYFSDHFFNMTYTPAKGWFDAKVEPYRQLIIDPAALVFHYAQEIFEGLKAYRGKDNGVYLFRAKDNFKRLNRSAQRLCMPEVDVDFVYDALKKLILLDQDWLPKSRGTSIYIRPTMIATEASIGVRVSSEYLFYIIIGPAGNYYPEGFSPVKIFVSDKYTRAARGGLGEAKTGANYAASLYPAKIAKDKGFSQVLWLDAHDMKNVEEVGTMNIFFRFKDELVTSPLDGTILAGITRDSILRLTRDWGMNTVERKLGIDEIIDGLKTGRLIEVFGAGTAAVISPVGELFYKETPYKVGNGQVGELSQKLYDEILSIQYGEKKDPYEWVERIG from the coding sequence ATGCAGCTTGAGATCATCAAAATCAATGACAAAGCCAAAAAAACGAAACCGACAGACGAATCAACCTTGGGTTTTGGAAAATATTTTTCCGATCATTTTTTTAATATGACATACACGCCGGCCAAAGGATGGTTTGACGCCAAAGTCGAACCTTATCGCCAACTCATTATCGATCCGGCGGCCCTGGTTTTTCATTATGCGCAGGAAATTTTTGAAGGTCTTAAAGCCTATCGCGGCAAAGACAACGGCGTGTATCTCTTCCGTGCCAAAGATAATTTTAAACGGCTCAACCGCTCCGCACAACGTTTGTGCATGCCGGAAGTTGACGTCGATTTCGTATACGATGCATTAAAAAAACTGATCTTGCTCGATCAGGACTGGCTTCCTAAAAGCCGTGGCACTTCGATTTATATTCGCCCAACGATGATTGCAACCGAAGCATCGATCGGCGTTCGCGTGTCGTCGGAATATTTATTTTATATCATCATCGGTCCTGCCGGCAATTATTACCCTGAAGGTTTCAGCCCCGTTAAAATTTTTGTTTCGGATAAGTATACCCGCGCAGCTCGCGGCGGATTAGGCGAAGCGAAAACCGGGGCTAACTATGCTGCGAGTTTATACCCGGCTAAAATTGCCAAAGATAAAGGTTTCAGCCAGGTTTTGTGGCTTGATGCGCACGATATGAAAAATGTCGAAGAAGTCGGAACGATGAATATTTTCTTCCGCTTTAAGGACGAACTGGTTACCAGCCCGCTGGATGGAACAATCCTTGCCGGCATTACGCGCGATTCGATTTTGCGGCTGACACGCGACTGGGGTATGAATACCGTTGAACGAAAATTAGGCATCGATGAAATTATCGATGGACTCAAAACGGGACGGTTGATCGAAGTTTTCGGCGCGGGCACGGCAGCAGTTATTTCGCCGGTTGGAGAATTATTCTACAAAGAAACGCCTTACAAAGTCGGCAACGGACAGGTCGGCGAATTGTCACAAAAACTATACGACGAAATCCTCAGCATTCAATACGGCGAGAAAAAAGATCCCTACGAATGGGTCGAACGGATCGGTTAG
- the msrA gene encoding peptide-methionine (S)-S-oxide reductase MsrA, with product MRLLIIGVMALLLNSYGEPSVPFHKLNEDVNMSNPLDTATFGAGCFWCVEAVFQRLKGVQSVTSGYSGGNVDNPTYQQVCTGQTGHAEVCQITYDPKQIGFLDLLEVFFQTHDPTTLNQQGGDHGTQYRSAIFYHNDEQRQLAEKVKTELNAAGAYPNPIVTEIAAFKKFYKAEDYHQNYFNANGNQPYCSYVIKPKLEKFKKVFKEKLKKEN from the coding sequence ATGCGTTTACTAATTATCGGAGTGATGGCATTGCTTCTGAATAGCTATGGCGAACCATCTGTACCATTCCACAAACTTAATGAGGACGTCAATATGAGCAATCCTTTGGATACCGCGACGTTTGGCGCGGGTTGTTTCTGGTGTGTTGAAGCCGTTTTCCAGCGATTAAAAGGTGTACAATCTGTAACTTCCGGCTATTCCGGCGGGAACGTCGATAACCCTACGTATCAACAAGTCTGCACGGGACAAACCGGCCACGCTGAAGTTTGCCAGATCACATACGATCCGAAACAGATCGGCTTTCTCGATTTGCTCGAAGTGTTTTTTCAAACCCATGATCCTACAACTCTGAATCAACAAGGCGGCGATCATGGTACGCAATACCGATCAGCCATTTTTTATCACAACGACGAGCAAAGGCAACTGGCCGAAAAAGTAAAAACCGAACTCAATGCCGCCGGCGCTTATCCGAATCCGATCGTCACTGAAATCGCCGCTTTCAAAAAATTTTATAAAGCCGAAGATTATCATCAAAACTATTTCAATGCCAACGGTAATCAACCGTATTGCTCTTATGTTATCAAACCGAAATTGGAAAAATTTAAAAAAGTATTTAAAGAGAAATTGAAAAAAGAAAATTAG
- a CDS encoding AbrB/MazE/SpoVT family DNA-binding domain-containing protein codes for MEKSIVTTKGQVVIPSKLRKKYGIKNGTMIHFIESEGEIRLVPITKELIHKNIGMLGTKGRLLKALMEDKKREREL; via the coding sequence GTGGAAAAGTCTATTGTGACAACAAAAGGGCAAGTTGTTATTCCTTCAAAACTTAGAAAAAAATATGGAATCAAAAACGGTACAATGATTCACTTTATTGAATCCGAAGGGGAGATACGTTTAGTTCCAATTACCAAGGAATTGATCCATAAAAACATCGGAATGTTAGGAACGAAAGGGCGCCTATTAAAAGCGCTTATGGAAGACAAAAAGCGGGAGCGTGAATTATGA
- a CDS encoding type II toxin-antitoxin system VapC family toxin, producing the protein MKRYVLDSYAVLAYFDGEAPAQSVAQLFEKAMENHAQLFMCVVNWGEVYYTALRDGGKDKAELFRLTFLQYPVVIFNVDQDLTLQAAVFKAHNKISYADAFAAALTKLKKAELVTGDKEFKSLEKDIKIQWI; encoded by the coding sequence ATGAAGCGATATGTGCTTGATAGTTACGCTGTGTTGGCCTATTTCGACGGCGAGGCTCCCGCTCAATCCGTGGCGCAGTTGTTTGAAAAGGCGATGGAGAATCATGCCCAACTCTTCATGTGTGTAGTTAATTGGGGAGAAGTATATTATACAGCGCTTCGGGACGGTGGAAAAGATAAAGCTGAACTTTTTCGTTTAACATTTCTGCAATACCCAGTCGTAATCTTCAACGTCGATCAAGATTTAACATTACAGGCAGCCGTTTTCAAAGCACACAACAAAATATCATATGCCGATGCTTTTGCGGCGGCATTAACTAAATTAAAAAAAGCTGAATTAGTAACTGGTGATAAGGAATTCAAGAGCTTGGAAAAAGACATTAAAATTCAGTGGATTTAG
- a CDS encoding M20/M25/M40 family metallo-hydrolase, whose amino-acid sequence MKLTHWLFFGFILVIIFIFSCSPKQESFRGNPAYDSLATKMYATALGSGQAYSMLTDLTTNIGSRLSGSPGMEKAVVWAKSQMESLGFDKVWLEPVMVPHWVRGDVEELTVIGPEKKRLTITALGGSRPTPKEGITADVIEVHSFDELKALGETARGKIIFFNRPMDKSLITPFEAYGGAVDQRSKGASEAARAGGVAAIVRSMTMLHDDVPHTGAMRYNDSVPRVPAAAISLVGADFLSQLLAQNKKVTVNLKLSCDTLQDAESFNVIGEITGTEKPNEVVVIGGHLDSWDKGQGAHDDGAGCVQSIEAIRLLKSLGIKPKRTIRAVLFANEENGARGAKDYAAKDRPGEKHIAAMESDGGGSMPRGFEVESDSLALPKIARWSYLFIPIDAGNVKKGGSGTDVEPLYKLGIPAIGLRVVPHRYFDYHHSDHDTIDKVNDRELELGAAAMALLAYVLAQEGI is encoded by the coding sequence ATGAAACTAACGCACTGGCTTTTTTTCGGATTCATACTGGTAATTATATTTATTTTTTCATGTTCGCCAAAACAGGAATCCTTTCGTGGTAATCCGGCTTACGATTCACTGGCCACTAAAATGTATGCCACAGCGCTTGGTTCCGGACAAGCATATTCCATGTTGACCGATCTTACAACGAATATCGGATCGCGTCTTAGCGGTTCGCCCGGCATGGAAAAAGCCGTCGTTTGGGCCAAGTCGCAAATGGAATCGTTAGGGTTTGATAAAGTTTGGTTAGAGCCGGTGATGGTTCCTCATTGGGTACGAGGCGATGTGGAAGAATTAACCGTTATCGGTCCGGAAAAAAAACGGCTGACCATTACGGCGCTGGGCGGCAGCAGACCAACTCCCAAAGAAGGCATTACGGCGGACGTAATCGAAGTCCATTCTTTTGACGAATTAAAAGCTCTTGGCGAAACCGCACGCGGTAAAATCATTTTCTTCAACCGCCCGATGGATAAAAGCCTGATTACACCCTTTGAAGCGTACGGAGGCGCCGTCGACCAGCGTTCCAAAGGTGCGTCCGAAGCCGCACGCGCCGGAGGCGTAGCCGCCATCGTCCGTTCGATGACCATGCTTCATGATGACGTGCCGCACACCGGCGCCATGCGTTACAACGACAGTGTTCCGCGCGTACCGGCGGCGGCGATCAGTCTTGTCGGCGCCGATTTCTTAAGCCAATTGCTTGCCCAAAATAAAAAAGTAACGGTTAATCTCAAACTGAGCTGCGACACTCTTCAGGATGCCGAGTCATTCAATGTCATCGGGGAAATTACCGGAACTGAGAAACCGAATGAGGTCGTCGTAATTGGAGGGCATCTTGACAGTTGGGATAAAGGTCAAGGCGCACACGATGATGGCGCAGGTTGCGTTCAATCGATTGAAGCTATCCGGCTGCTCAAATCATTGGGTATCAAACCCAAGCGAACCATTCGTGCCGTTCTGTTTGCTAACGAAGAAAACGGCGCCCGCGGAGCGAAAGATTACGCCGCCAAAGACCGGCCAGGTGAAAAACATATTGCGGCAATGGAATCGGACGGCGGCGGATCCATGCCGAGAGGTTTCGAAGTAGAATCCGATTCTCTGGCTCTTCCGAAAATTGCGCGCTGGTCGTATCTGTTTATTCCCATCGACGCGGGTAATGTCAAAAAAGGCGGAAGCGGTACGGATGTGGAGCCGCTCTATAAACTCGGCATTCCGGCCATTGGATTGCGCGTAGTCCCGCACCGCTATTTCGATTATCATCACTCCGATCACGATACTATCGATAAAGTTAATGATCGCGAACTTGAGCTTGGAGCGGCGGCAATGGCTCTTCTCGCATATGTTTTAGCACAGGAAGGGATTTAA
- a CDS encoding EamA family transporter has product MSRSLKIVLAFAAIYLIWGSTYLAIKFAIATVPPFLMAGIRFLIAGAIMYAFARFRTPERPTLIHWRSATVIGGLLLMGGNGGVTWAEQFVPSGLTALLIATVPLWITVLNWLHHDRIRPGVREIGSVLLGLIGLAILVGPEELIGKGRIDLLGAGVLVTASILWSFGSLYSRQAPLPSNPLLSIGMEMLAGGAILSVVGLASGELARVDLSAVSSQSIWSLVYLILVGALIGFTAYVWLLKQTSPNLVATYAYVNPVVAVFLGWLLAGEELTFRTILAAVVIVAAVIIVTLKPKEKTVAVPIESKISD; this is encoded by the coding sequence ATGTCACGTTCACTAAAAATTGTTCTTGCCTTTGCGGCTATTTATCTCATCTGGGGTTCCACGTATCTGGCGATCAAATTCGCCATCGCAACGGTGCCGCCTTTTCTGATGGCCGGGATACGATTTCTGATTGCCGGAGCGATAATGTATGCGTTTGCACGTTTTCGCACCCCCGAACGGCCAACATTGATTCATTGGCGTTCCGCCACCGTGATCGGGGGATTACTGCTCATGGGCGGGAATGGAGGAGTGACGTGGGCTGAGCAATTCGTACCGTCGGGACTGACAGCTTTGCTGATCGCCACGGTTCCATTGTGGATCACTGTTCTTAATTGGCTTCACCACGATCGTATCCGCCCGGGAGTGCGTGAAATCGGCAGCGTTTTACTCGGACTTATCGGACTGGCCATTCTCGTGGGCCCGGAAGAATTGATCGGTAAAGGCCGCATCGATTTACTTGGCGCCGGTGTTTTGGTGACAGCATCTATTCTATGGTCATTCGGTTCGTTGTATTCGCGCCAGGCGCCGTTACCTTCCAACCCGTTATTATCAATCGGAATGGAAATGCTCGCCGGCGGCGCGATATTAAGTGTGGTCGGCCTGGCATCAGGTGAACTGGCACGAGTAGACCTGTCCGCCGTTTCTTCACAATCAATTTGGTCGCTTGTTTATTTGATTTTAGTCGGCGCTTTGATTGGTTTCACCGCGTACGTGTGGTTGTTGAAACAAACGTCGCCGAATCTTGTTGCCACGTATGCCTATGTCAATCCCGTCGTAGCCGTATTTCTGGGTTGGCTTCTTGCAGGTGAGGAATTGACATTCCGAACGATACTGGCTGCCGTGGTCATCGTTGCGGCGGTTATCATTGTCACACTCAAACCTAAAGAAAAAACTGTTGCCGTTCCGATCGAATCTAAAATTTCAGATTAA
- a CDS encoding LysE family translocator, with translation MINYDLFTWFFITSFLMALSPGPAVFLILGQGMKYGVRASMLGAIGIEVVNTSYFILSALGMSAVLAANPLVFTILKWAGIAYLFYTGIRTLASAKAGNIIPKASPTGSRFLVDGIVTQAANPKAIIYFSAMLPQFVDLQKPVTVQITILGATAMATEYIILTAYGWFAQKGATFLPGPKAVLWQERIAGISLIAVALILTKN, from the coding sequence ATGATTAATTACGATTTATTCACGTGGTTTTTTATTACAAGTTTTCTGATGGCGTTGTCTCCCGGACCGGCTGTATTTCTGATCTTAGGCCAGGGAATGAAATACGGCGTTCGAGCAAGTATGCTCGGTGCAATAGGGATCGAAGTAGTTAATACGAGTTATTTTATTTTATCCGCTTTGGGTATGTCGGCCGTCTTGGCGGCGAATCCCCTGGTGTTCACTATTTTAAAATGGGCTGGCATTGCATATCTTTTTTATACAGGGATTCGTACGTTGGCGTCGGCAAAAGCCGGCAACATTATCCCTAAAGCCAGCCCGACTGGTAGTCGTTTTTTAGTCGACGGTATCGTTACCCAAGCGGCTAATCCGAAAGCCATTATTTATTTTAGCGCCATGCTGCCGCAATTTGTCGACCTCCAAAAACCGGTGACCGTTCAGATTACGATTCTTGGCGCTACAGCGATGGCAACTGAATATATTATTCTCACAGCATACGGTTGGTTCGCTCAAAAAGGCGCGACGTTTTTACCGGGCCCAAAAGCAGTGTTGTGGCAGGAAAGAATTGCCGGTATAAGCCTGATTGCGGTAGCACTGATATTGACAAAAAATTAA
- a CDS encoding Lrp/AsnC family transcriptional regulator: MDEIDQKILTLLQKNARATNADIAKEVGMAPSGVFERIRKLEERGIILSYEARLHSKSIGLGLLAYIFVRSADKAGELKNARSLSKIPEVLEVHHIAGEDCYLLKVRTTDTEALGKLLREKIGALPSIQSTRTTIVMDTVKETMCLPVTETK, from the coding sequence ATGGATGAAATTGATCAGAAAATCCTGACGTTACTGCAAAAAAATGCTCGTGCGACCAACGCCGATATTGCTAAGGAAGTCGGCATGGCGCCATCGGGTGTTTTTGAGCGAATCCGTAAATTGGAGGAACGCGGGATTATACTTAGTTATGAAGCACGTTTACACTCTAAATCTATTGGACTCGGCTTACTGGCTTATATCTTTGTTCGATCGGCTGATAAAGCGGGTGAATTAAAAAATGCACGCAGTTTATCAAAAATTCCGGAAGTTCTGGAAGTGCATCACATAGCGGGCGAGGATTGTTATCTCCTGAAGGTTCGTACGACTGATACAGAAGCGCTGGGAAAACTTCTGCGCGAAAAAATCGGCGCCCTTCCGTCGATTCAATCGACCCGAACGACTATTGTGATGGATACGGTTAAAGAAACAATGTGTTTACCTGTTACCGAAACAAAATAA
- a CDS encoding antibiotic biosynthesis monooxygenase, which yields MIARAWHGRVPLSKSDAYAEFLDKKGIRDYLATHGNAGVYVMRRIENDVAHFLLISLWDSMESIRQFAGQDVDKAYYYPEDENFLLEFESNVQHYHVLNFERPVEIHG from the coding sequence ATGATAGCCCGAGCATGGCACGGGCGTGTGCCACTGTCAAAATCCGATGCATACGCTGAATTTCTCGATAAAAAAGGTATTCGGGATTATCTGGCGACGCATGGCAATGCAGGTGTGTACGTCATGCGCCGAATAGAAAACGATGTCGCACATTTTCTTTTGATTTCTTTATGGGATTCGATGGAATCAATCCGTCAATTCGCCGGGCAAGACGTCGACAAAGCTTATTATTATCCTGAAGATGAAAATTTTTTATTGGAATTCGAGTCGAACGTTCAGCATTACCACGTTTTGAATTTCGAAAGACCGGTAGAAATACATGGATGA